The following coding sequences are from one Archocentrus centrarchus isolate MPI-CPG fArcCen1 chromosome 4, fArcCen1, whole genome shotgun sequence window:
- the LOC115779073 gene encoding regulator of G-protein signaling 21, whose product MPKLLFSRIRFYEFKDLMPNIKRPRRTDIVLNPRRKTDIQCISVHKRNDEMYPSNLRYYTQHHLTLEKLLKDKKYLAAFRSFLKSEFSEENIEFWLACENFRLTTSPEELRWRAEEIYKEFIQPTACREINVDHHVREKIKKALEKPSLSCFDEAQKHVYLLMERDSCPRFLHSDAYLSLKRKSRTLWYL is encoded by the exons ATGCCCAAACTCTTGTTTTCAAGGATTCGATTTTACGAATTTAAGGATTTAATGCCCAACATAAAGCGGCCAAGAAG aacTGACATTGTACTGAACCCGAGGCGTAAGACAGACATCCAGTGCATCAGTGTACATAAACGTAATGATGAGATGTATCCTTCAAACCTCAGGTATTATA CACAACATCACCTGACTCTGGAAAAGCTGCTAAAGGATAAAA AGTATTTAGCAGCATTCCGCTCATTTCTGAAGTCTGAGTTCAGTGAGGAAAACATCGAGTTCTGGCTGGCATGTGAAAACTTTAGGTTGACCACCTCACCAGAAGAGCTTCGatggagagcagaggagatctACAAGGAGTTCATCCAGCCTACAGCCTGCAGAGAG ATCAATGTAGACCACCATGTAAGAGAGAAGATCAAGAAGGCGCTGGAGAAACCGAGCCTTTCCTGCTTTGATGAGGCGCAGAAACATGTTTACCTGCTGATGGAAAGAGACTCTTGCCCCAGATTCCTGCATTCAGATGCCTACCTGAGTCTAAAGCGCAAATCCAGGACTCTGTGGTACCTTTAG